TGAGGTGGATGGTCAACCAGTGGGGCAGCACCCCCTGATTACAAGATTACTCAAGGGAGCATTTAATGAGAGACCTCCCCTACCCAGATATTCTACTTTCTGGGATATTGGAGTGGTATTAAGGTACCTGAAACTATTGGGTACTAATGAGGCACTTACGCTTTGCTCACTTGCTCTCAAAGCAACAATACTTCTGGCCCTGACTAGGTCTTCAAGGTCAGTAGGCTTAAGGAAGTTAGATATCAGAAGCCAGTCCCTCACTGCTGAGGGCATGCTCTTTGAACCCCAGCACTTGTTGAAACAAAGTAGACCATCCAAACCTCTAGCAGATTTCTTTTATCCTAGGTTTCCAGACGAACCACTCATTTGCCTAGTTGTCACAATTCAGGCATATGAGAAGAGGACTCAAGAATTTTGTGTCCCTGCATCAAACAAAGACACGAGGAAAACAGCTCTCCTTCTTTCCTGGGTTGGAAAGCATGACCCAGTTTCCAGCAGTACAATTGCTAGATGGCTGAATGCTTGTTTATAAGAAGCTGGTATAGATACGGGAATACTCAAGGCCCATTCAGTGAGAGGAGCAGTAGCTTCCAAGGCAGCTTGTTCTGGGGTGACAATCTCAGACATCCTACAGGCAGCAGATAGGTTCTCCGAGAGTACCTTCCGGAAGTTCTACCACTGACTACCAGCCAATGACGAGAGCCAGTCCACATACGGACAAGCTATTCTGTCATCAGAGGGGGCTTCAAACTTACATATTGATGGAGCCTCCGAAATTTAATTTCCGAATGGCTCAGGGCACATAATGCCTGCATGCTATTaggaattacatgaggaaggtgaagttgaaataacAATATGTCCCCCTCTATGTACCCTCCCTAAATATATCTGTGCATAGATTTACTGTTTATTCTTTTCCAGCACACATGCACCACTTTTAGGGTGAATAGTTAAGAGTTTGGATCAACCATGCCTAGACCGATAACTACAAAGAGCTGGATTGGACAAACACGTGGCAGTTTATATACTCTGGATTCCGGAAATGActtaattttaattattttgtcatgtgaACACTTTGAATTGCTGTAATAGTGTGTAATTATGCTCATTACATATTGATATTCAACTTCACCTCCCTCAtgtaactagacagatgcaaacagcatcgtggggcgagcctgatgaCTTTGAAGTATTAATGGCAGTGCAAACTACTATAGACCTTACGAGTTGTATGAATAGTTCATATTGCTCATGGATTTTACCTGTATCAGTACAAGCTTAATGCTTTTATTGATAAATCAACTGTAGGATCTAAGGAGATCTAAAAGAAACCATAATAAGCTATTTGGGAATTCAGGAAGTTGGACATTCTTTAGCTATTACACTTAGTTTGTTATAGTATAGCTAGTTGCATGTAGATTTTTTGGTACTCGGTACAAATAAGAATGAAATAACTTGGTAGAAATCAATGTGTTAATTAGCTATAAAGGTGAAATAAATATGATAATTACAATTATAACAATGTAGTTCTCTGGATCATCCCGATTGCTGACATTGTCATCCAGGTCTTCATCATAATCCAAGACATCCAATGTGTCTGCATCATCTGTGAACGCCGATTGCCAGTGTCTAGTACTGCTCCTTAGCTGGTGTTCATTACGTCAAAAGAGCCATGGCGAGGCTTCACCCATGCTTGCCATGATAAATAGTCGCCAGAAAACATGCACCAGGTAGTTGATGACACAAGCAACCTGACCACTTACAGCAAGTTCGGGTGATACTGGGCCTGGATCCATGTTGTTGTCCCCAGAATACAATTTTGGCAAATGTTTATCCGTTGTGCATCTTTTACAAACGTTCATAGCATTAACGGATATGGAAGGGAAACGTTCCATACAGACTACACAgcatgaaaattctaaattgAGTAGGCCCTCGTGAAACTCACACATCTTTCTTATGACGGCAGGATCATTAAATGATGGAATTTCCCGATTAAATTGCGTAGGGATTTGTGGGGAGGGCAGTGCATTTCTAGTTCTTTCAATTCTCCTCTGCTCCGCTGTCATCCCTGCTCTTTGCCGTCTCATATACTCCCTGTCTCTACACCTTCTTCTTTCCACATCTTCAGGGGTTTCTCTATCTCTTCTGCGCCTGTACTGTTCTCTCCTGCGTCGAAGGCGTTCATCTGCATCCATTGCACGTGGCTGGGCAGTAACGAgggcagtaatctacgccggtAAATGCcgtgatatggtccattacacatcgccaaatatgggaaagcagtaatctaggccggtaaatcccgtgatatggtccattacacatcgccaaatatgggaaagcattaatctaggccggtaaatcccgtgatatggtccattacacattgccaaatatgggaaagcatTAATCTAGGCCGGTAAGTCCCGTtatatggtccattacacaccgccaaatatgggaaagcagtaatctacgccggtAATTCTCGTGatgtggtccattacacatcgccaaatatgggaaggcagtaatctacgccgttgATTTATCTGAATCATTACGCTGGAGTAAGTGTAAGGTATCCGCTTTATATCGTAATTTATTGTCATATTACGGGTCCATTACACATTGACTTTGTTTCTTATCGTAATTTTTTGTAAACGGGTCCATTACACCGttgactcgctagtgtggggctcgctcaggctcgccccaattaatAATAGCATGCAGGCATTACATGCCCCAAGCCATTTggaaattagggatcataaaaagtAGCGAAGCAAGCCTgaggaggtcacctacatctgaagatatactactggatatttaatcccttaCTTAGTCATGGGTAGACTGAATTAGGTTCATTAGTATTATCTTTCAAGTATAGGTGACattccttgttttactacttttttctatgatccctaatttatttgtttattttttgtaacatgattattACTGATGAACACTCATGTACCACATCAACAGAATGAATGTTGCCAGACTTATTGTTTTAGTCTGAACGTGTGTCCCAACGATCAATTATCAAAAGTACAAAGtgaccattacgcttcattttcagctatgctcagcctgttacacagagTTATAAATGAAGAAAAGTATAAGAaagaaatgcctctgcaatcaatccaatcactacagaaaattaTGGACCAAACgtatagggaagccattgtgCACTACTGCCAATTGACGCCTTAATCCATTAGCAAAGAGTAACGGGACACAAAGAGGaagttaagtccatgatgtgtgcactgTACATACCGTGGTTTGCTGAAAGGGCTgaaacaacatcaaacagtgcaCCAACCATTATCGAgtcatgcttgtctgaaggcattattaagtcagtcagtcagtcagtcagtcagtcagtcagtcagtcagtcagtcagtcagtcagtcagtcagtcagtcagtcagtcagtcagtcagtcagtcagtcagtcagtcagtcagtcagtcagtcaagcagTCTAAATAAAAGAAAATTTAAAAATTCATAGTAActtattggaagtgtttcaggttatattgatatattgatggcacttttgggcttagttatgtaggtattgtgaagctagtTTCTGGccaatatatacatatgtatattgcGGGAAAGTACAAACCTCATGATCTCTAATTCTTGCTAATACACAATTACTGTATGATCTATGATGTTGTTAACCACATACACATTGAATCATAACAAATATAGGGTTGTGGTTTCAGTCCAATAAATTATTTTACCCAATGAGGTTGATTTAAATGATTGAGATTGAATTACCTATATTGATAATATTTTACCTTAGTAGGTGCTACAGGTTAGAGagccactttcacacctcacttcaaaggaaAAAAGAAATACCATCTCTACCACAAGGATTACAACTCAGGTTTGAATACAACGCTTCAAAAAAAGTGGGAACAGTTATCCTACTAACAGTGACACAATAATATTGCTAAGTCGCCACTTAGTCATACACCCTTGTGGTGCTTGTCACAGTTGTGATAGCAACTCTCCGTCTATTGTCACAAACGTATACCACAATGTAGTTTTACTACTTGCCATTGTATAATATTCAGGTGAGAGTTAGACAACACTAAACTTGAAAAAGACTTTGTATATATTTGTCTTGTTTTCATTACACACTGGAATGTTTACACTTCTCCACAATGTCCTTAAGTATTATACTAGAACttatattttaaaatcatcTCTTGGAGGTGACAATTAATAATAGCCTGAAGTTATCACTCTTAGCATGTGAACCATACAGCATCTAGGTTAATCATAATTTCTCAGTTAGTGCATCTTTGTAGAGAAGAAAACCACATTTACGCTACTATGTTTTGAGCATATTTTCTTAGAAAATCAAAGTTACGTGTTTCGCCACCATGCACAAATACATAACACATAGACCAACAACAATATCAAGGGAATCTCATATATACACTCCGACTCTGATgtcagaggaagtttactgttgataaaccaGAGGTGAAGCCGAGGTGTATGTCAACAGACAATGGCTCCACAAATAAACAGTCAGCTTCATTACCAATATACATGAATGTTTTCTGTGGATAAGAACTCTTACAAGCACTCCATGGTAACCAGGTAGATCAATAATAAATGATACATGTGCTTAATTAACTATTACACTTTTTGTAATATTTACAGAAACTTGAGAACATGGTTAACTACTAGTGATGACTACTAGCTCAGAGTCACTTCTTTATTATGAACAAGTATTTATCATGGGCTCTTGCTACTAGGTATAATATAGAACATCTTCAGCTGATACGCAGAATAAAAGAGTTGTAAAACGTTTActttgctaccaacatcaaagttaTTTTTTGTAAGCATCATTGCATTCTATGATCACATTACTATTAATAGCAGAATTCTTATTTCAATTAGTGCCCAATATGGTTTGCAAACATTTGTTAGCTACAAATTTTGATGTGTAAAATTATTAAGTGGTTTAAACACCGGATACCACTCCTACTGGCCACACCCAAAGCATCCACCTTTTTGACCCGCCACAAACTGATTTGGCGGTTTAATGGACACGCCCACTTTATACTACGGCGCACCTTTACAACACCATTCGCATCCTATCATTACCGTTTGAAGGATTATTAACATGTTACACTCACATTTACACCATTCGCTATTGTTTGTAGGCTGGTAGCGTGTCGTAGACTCCACCGCTTGTCTCACGTGCGCAAGGATCAAAACAATCAAAATGGCTACGTAAGCGAGTGTGTTGTTATGGATGGTTTGAATTCGCCTTTCTCCGCCTGTCTCTCGTCCATTCATGGCAAGAGTAAGAAGAAGGGACTACGGAAGAGTAGTTCAGCAGAAAGTTTAACGGAAAGTTTATCATTAAAACGAGACAATGACCAGAACTCTGTGTTGTTAATGAGCAACTCGCAATGGTTAGCGTTTATCGAGTCTGTGCCGTTTTCGCTGGTGCCTCGCTCCAGGAGTATGTCAGATAGCAGTCTACAAAAACTAGGAGCTGGTTCTACCGCAGAAAATAAAGACGAACAAGGCTCATCACAAAAGTAAGATTTAAATCTTGTAGTACACGCACACACTGCAACAACACAATGTTTGTCTGGTATCCATTAACGGTTTACAGCTAGTTATTATCACCTTTCATGTTTGGTATTGTTATTTATTGACAGCAATCCCTCTACAATGGCTCAGCCCAGTGCTACTCGTGGTCTACACCAAGATGCCATACTGGAAGAGCTCAACGATTGTGATAGAAACCTTGGACCCATTGCATCACCAGTTTCATCATCTGCTTACTTTACGTCATCCTCAAGAAATTCATCAACTGTTTCTTTACCCTATACTCATTCACGTAACTCGAGCACAACTAGCTCAGGGTATGGTGTTTTGAGAGAGGAAGATTTGAGTTTCATGACTGAACTGCCTTGCACTACACAACCTGTAAATTGCTCAGCTGCTGAGACAATGCCACACGACACTTTAACATCAAACAGTAATCGTAACTCACTGGAAATCACCATGTGTGACCCAACTGTGGTAGCAATGTCAGCCATTAGTACTACCACTGGAACATTAACTCCTGCACAACAGAAGAAACTAACTCCTGtcaatgtgtgtgtagtgtagtgtgtatagtgtagtgtagttgTGTATGTTAGTTTGTGTATGTTAGTTGTGTAAgttatgtagtgtgtgtttatTGCTTATTCTTTCTAGGCTAGTGGTAGTCATTCTAAAGACACTTCAGGTTTGTCTTTAGTGACAATGAAAAGCAGTGAATGGATTAAGAAACAGATGGATATATTCAAGGATTCCATGGTACAGGTTAAAGTTAGGTGAGTAAGCAAGCACTTCATTTACACATCATTGATGTTATTAAATACTGTCCATTTGGCAGTTCAAAAAATAAACACGTGGTCCATTTTAATGTCAAATGTGGTGACATTATTGTGTGGAAATTTGCCACAAAGAAGAGAGACATTGGATTCGGTGGGTAGTGGTAGTTGAAACAGCAGTTTTTATCAAGTTGTATTTGTAGGTGTATTATTTGAGGCTACAGCTGTGGAGATAGAGCAATCTCAACCACCAAATGAACAGACtgataaaatgattccaataTTACCAATACTACGAGTGCCTGCTAACACTCATCCTATTCAGGGATCTCATGTGGCTGTTGCTGACGGCCTCTATGTTATTGCTTGGGATAACTCTTATTCCAGGTCTGTATGTTGTTGTGAAGAGTGTTAGTAATTGAGCTAATGTTTGATGTCACTATGGTAGCATTGCTAGCAGGTGTGTACCCATTCACTACCAGAGTGGACTACTGGACTAAACCTTTAGTTTGTTTTTTCTTGTATGGCCACAGAAACAAAGTTAGCGCAATTCACCATGATATATAAAACTGGACATTATTCATAAACCACAGTGTAGTTCATCATCAAAGATGTGTTAGCATTTACACAAGCTCCGTGCTGTGTATTTTTCCATCTTCTCCAGTAGTCTTGGCACACATTGCCTGACCTTGGCATAAAGTTAGCAAAGAAATGATTGCCTAGTCTGTAACAGCCTGCAGTTTCATTTGCCAGTTGTTCAGTTTATATTGCAATGAGTGAGCACTAGCAATGCTGCAGCTTTACTTCCTGTGGATAGTGTGTACATTGGAAAGCATTTCTCTAGCTGACTGTTAACAATTAAGAGTTCAAAATAGTAATGACAAACTCTTGCTGCTAACTAGACTGCTAAAACCAGACTACAGTTAGCTATATGTGCTCTGATAGGGAAGACGAGAAATTGAATGCTTTGAGTGTGTGGTAAAATAAGTGATGGTCGTGTAGCTAATCACTTTTGGTGGTTGAAAAAGTGTTTGGGCAAAGTTTATGCGAGTCCAGCAATCCAGTCCATTGAATGGGTACATGCTTGTTAGCAGCTGTTTCTTTGGGGTCAACTGTTTTTCTGTTCCTCTTATAGTAATATTGACACTCAGACCTTTTAGTGCTATAAACTTTGCCCCTTATgtgtgtcctgattttccaggtcagtttatgtactaagggatactttggaaccttaactaagtgtctggattatgtaggtatCCTCCACATTAGTATGAACATTCTggtattatttatttatcatCTAGTTTGTCTCAAAAAGACAGGGTTATCCTGTGTTGAGGAATACTTTGGGACCTCAAAAGTGTAGGGGTGTCCTCAAGTGTAGTTCCAGTATACTCCCACCATGTGTGTAGGTAGCAGGTTTTGAACATTGTATATGTGTTGAAGGGTTGTAAAGTGTGGAGTGTGATTAGAGTGCTATTATACTGCCAGCACATTTACTTGCTTAAACAAATTTGACTCTTACTAGCTCAATTTTTGGACAATGTGCATAGCAAATGTAAGTGCACTGGAACCTAATAGTGGACACTTGAAGACACACTTAGTTAACATTCAAAAGTATgcctgacctggaaaatcaggacaccttgataatcaggatattactattggttggtcccaatGTGGCCATATTACACAGGGCCCAGTGTATCAGGTTTGTCAGTTCAACTGTGCCTTCTTGATTGTTCTGGTCCCAAGTGTGAAAGGTAATACATTGTATGGTATGGTTTCTTTTCCAGTGCGTATCCTAGCAATGTTAGCTGATATATTCTAAACAGTCAACAAAAGATAAAACTACCCTGTGTGTAATTAATGTTCTTTTTGAAATGCTGCTTCTCTCTAATCTAGGCTATTAGTTACTACCGTTAAATATTCACTCCCATGCACTGCCTTTAAGGTCtactgaaatggtaaaatacactttggccATTATCAATCCTTGTGGATAGGTTGGTTCATGTAATTTAAtcagattttgttttgtttagtagatataatacattttagtgtattgtggtAAGTCAACTATATTATGTCATAACGCATCAGACAGAAACTTCAGTACATATGAGGTGGCATTACAGTGACAGAACTGTCTATGTACAGCTAGATTCGATTTAGATTCATGTCATAACTACTGTAACACCTTAAAATATGGTAAGAACTTGTACTGCAACCAGTTACAGGCCTACGAGTGAATTTACACTGGTCTTGTGGTGAAGAACGCTTGTTAGAGAgggactgtaaatcaacagtacagtggtCAAAGTACTAAGTTTATTTCTTGGATGTTTTGAAGATGTTTAAGGGTCCAATACAGCGGATGGAGGTAGAGAAATGTGAGGAAAAACGATTGGATGGCGCCACTGGCAAGATAGGGACGAGATATTATCCTTACCAGGTGGAGAGGCAACTCAGGAAAGTGTAACATAGATACCATTTTTTGTTTCATGCtactgctaacccagctttgtaaacaaactGAACTAATTTTActtcagtgaagcataatgaagcCAGTGAGCTTCGATAGTGTAAAGCACTACAGGCTGAGCTACAGGCAACTACAGAACAACTGCGCTATTGTTTTCCAGCAGAACGTTCAAGTAATCTTGGAACACCATGAAGTTGAAAAGGAAAGCTTGATATTGCCACCTGCACATTAAACTTTCACTGTTTATTTACCTTTTAccattgtaaagtgtgtaataaTACTTCCGGTTCTTTGTCTTgactttgtggcttaatatctTAGTATAACAACACAATTGAATTATTaaaaggtgtttttgtgcattgtaTGATACAAACAATctatttattcaataaaaaATGGtaagtgaattttccatttcagtggacctttaagtGATTTTTGTCCGAATCGCTAGCAATACCTAACAACTGACTTAGAATAAATACTTCATTGAAGCCATTTCTATAGTAAATTACAATCTGGATTGCAGAATTGTACCTTAGGTATTAAAAATATAATCATTGTTTGTATTGACGGTGCTGTGTTTAGGTAAAATAATTGTCATTAAAGCACTTGGGTGGGTGAAGATCAAACAAATAAGtgtgctattatttccatacagcactgttgatcacATGCGTAACATTTCCAATCaccagaagtagccaaaacGATGCTATCtgttttatgaccaaacttgtatactatatagacacttaccgattgtctgatggctAAAAACCAATGCGGTTTAAGTCTACAAAATGAATGCTCTAAACAAAGACAaccagaaagcactttaaaccagttaaagcaccgccatgcTTGTGCAATATGGGAGAAATAGCACTCTGGTGTGGTCTCAAGCCAAATAccgcactcagctttgcctcgtgctgtattagtctctcacccACACCCTTGTGCTATCTTTCCCATATTGCACTTGTCCCTATTAGACTGAAAGTTTAAAGCTTAGAAATGCTTTCTTATAAGTTACTTTAGTTTGTGCTTGATACATTAATTGAATGCTTGTAATCTGGAATACCTTTCAGCCAAACACAAACTGATGTGGtatttctaaaaaccaggcacattcattttgtaattgattaattattttgtaattctctaattaTGTGCACTTCTAAGGAATATTCAAACAAGCTGCTTTAAACAAAAGTATCttcttagctgttttatagtttgtctattgtGAAATTCTCTCTACCAAGTCTCAAGGCTGCTACATTCATAGGTAAGAACAGCACGTCCCTTCTAGTTGAAAAGATATGCTTTTTCTAGTAGCATATGAGGCCTACTATGATGTTGTTAAATGCCGGAGAAGCCTAATGAAAAGCTGCTCATGAAGTTTGTAGAGAGTTGCTAGATGGTTCCTATTTTAAACTGGGAAATGAAATCACCTTCGAGTTGAAGCAGAAGTTTAGTACAGGCTTTACTCAGCCTTTATGCATTTGATACATGCGCTCAACATGCATGcagtacatgtatgcatacacagaCAGCTTTTATGAAAATGATTTCAGTATTCATGTATGCTGTGGCAGGCTGTAGGCATGCACACCTGTTTTACGCAATGTCAACTCGTAAACAACCAACTTGGGAATGTGTCATTGTGTGCCCAATTAAGGTGAGGGGGTATCCATGAATTTTTGAGTAATATCCTAAAATGGACAAATTATGAACACTGTATGCTAGTAGTGAAACTATTGGTCTTTTTTTGTCTAAACACTTGTGAAATGGGATAAATATGAATATGTATTTCTTCTTGCAGGATATTTGCTAAAGATCTGTTTTATTGCATATACACTGAGCCGGCTGACAGTACTACTTCACAATTCAACAATGTTTGTCAATGAACTACTATAAATACTGGACAacctgtatactgtacataattatacatattgTGTTTGGAACGCATGACATGCTTTTATCATTTGTTTATATGTTCTAATTGTTCTCTCAAGACCATCTATGCTCAAGACTGAGAGCTTGTCAGTATTAGTACTAATTGTACGCGCTTTGCAGTAATAATTAGAATTTAAGCACAGTGCTTCAAGGTTTGCTTGATTTTCGTGGAGACACCTTACAGGATACAAGAACACAGGTCTGTTCCAGATGGGGAACATATTCACAAAATCGCTAGTAATTGATTTCTCCATTCAATGGCTGATGTTTCTAATTGCAGCCTACCTGCGTACAGAGAAATTCTACGATTTGACCGGTTCCCCGACGTTCATCATACTCGCCTTACGGTCGCTGTTGACTGCCAGCCGCTTCTTCCCCAGACAAGTCATACAAACATGTTTAGTGTCTACGTGGGCGGTTCGTCTCGGCTTGTTCCTGTTTGTACGAGTAATGCAGGCGGGCAAGGACAGCAGGTTCAACAAGGTCAGGGGAAATCCCAAGTTATTCTTCATATACTGGACAATTCAAGGTATAAGATGGTAAAATATGATTAGGTGTTGCTAGCAAACAATGTGTGATATTTACAGGATTGTGGGTTTTTGCAACTCTACTGCCTACGCTAATATTAAATGCTAAGCAAGATGACAGGCCTATTGGATACAGGGATTACGTCGGCTGGGGACTCTGGCTAGCAGGCGTGCTGATAGAGAGTATTGCCGATTTCCAGAAGTACAACTTCCGTCAGGATCCTTCTAACAAAGATAAGTGGATATCAACTGGCTTGTGGAGTATTGTCAGATTTCCGAACTACCTTGGAGAGATTTTGCTCTGGACTGGACTGTATTTATCTGCTTCTTCAACTTTTAAGGGAGTCTGGGAGCACACTGCTGTGATATCTCCCATCTTTGTTGCTCTATTGTTGACACAGTTGTCTGGGATACCGATCTTGGAGAGACAGAATCTGAAGAGGTGGAAGGATAATGCAGAGTTTATGCGTTACTTTAAAAACACTTATCGTCTTATCCCATACATATATTAAATTATTAACCTCCTATCCATAGAAGTGATTGATTTTAACATTGCAGATAATTATTTATGTTAAACGATTATTTTGTGTGGATGAACTTCATTGCCTATCGTAGACTATAATTTAATTGGTCAGAAAATGGCTAACCTACTGGTCTTGATTTAAGGGCCTTTCCTATCTGGTTGATTATTGCCAAGAGTAAATGTATGGTGAGGTAGTAAGGTCATTGTTACTGCATAGCTATACTGCTAGTCTGATTGGTCATGGGATATTATAGATGGACCCTGGGTATTTATATCACTTGGTCTGTCAACAAGTTCATCCTTGATACTGTAGATCAGTAGAAACCAAACTTGTAATGTTTTGATTAGTTATATTAAATATCATTGTCAGTGGATCCACAGTGACTACTATACCCAGCTGTTTCCCAGGAGGTTATAACTGATTGAATATCACATTATAATGTACTGATCCATACATGAGATATAGACTGTACATGTTGAATTAAAATATTCAAGATCTCTCATTGGCTCCCCCAGACCTCTACGTTTGGACTCAGTACTGCATGCTGTTGGAAAGTCCCTCTAGCTTACTTTATGAACTCTTACTGGTACTGATTGAGGTAGCAGCCACACCCATACCTGGTGGTAACCAGGG
This portion of the Dysidea avara chromosome 12, odDysAvar1.4, whole genome shotgun sequence genome encodes:
- the LOC136241902 gene encoding uncharacterized protein encodes the protein MDGLNSPFSACLSSIHGKSKKKGLRKSSSAESLTESLSLKRDNDQNSVLLMSNSQWLAFIESVPFSLVPRSRSMSDSSLQKLGAGSTAENKDEQGSSQNNPSTMAQPSATRGLHQDAILEELNDCDRNLGPIASPVSSSAYFTSSSRNSSTVSLPYTHSRNSSTTSSGYGVLREEDLSFMTELPCTTQPVNCSAAETMPHDTLTSNSNRNSLEITMCDPTVVAMSAISTTTGTLTPAQQKKLTPVNASGSHSKDTSGLSLVTMKSSEWIKKQMDIFKDSMVQVKVSSKNKHVVHFNVKCGDIIVWKFATKKRDIGFGVLFEATAVEIEQSQPPNEQTDKMIPILPILRVPANTHPIQGSHVAVADGLYVIAWDNSYSRIFAKDLFYCIYTEPADSTTSQFNNVCQ
- the LOC136241903 gene encoding uncharacterized protein — translated: MGNIFTKSLVIDFSIQWLMFLIAAYLRTEKFYDLTGSPTFIILALRSLLTASRFFPRQVIQTCLVSTWAVRLGLFLFVRVMQAGKDSRFNKVRGNPKLFFIYWTIQGLWVFATLLPTLILNAKQDDRPIGYRDYVGWGLWLAGVLIESIADFQKYNFRQDPSNKDKWISTGLWSIVRFPNYLGEILLWTGLYLSASSTFKGVWEHTAVISPIFVALLLTQLSGIPILERQNLKRWKDNAEFMRYFKNTYRLIPYIY